One region of Baekduia soli genomic DNA includes:
- a CDS encoding hydantoinase/oxoprolinase family protein, translated as MQSSADGFFAASDIGGTFTDTVVADSNGAVRRFKAPTTPDDLVRGVLSTFELAAGELGLSVQEFIGRLRVFSHGTTVATNALIERRGARTGVIHTAGFGDTLFIMRGYKGFGLDEDELKDFRHFVKKQPLLGRELVREVSERVDARGRVLIELDEAGTRVAIRELVQAGVDSIAVCLLWCTAHPAHEQRVAELIREEAPHIYVSTSSEVLARINEYARGVTTVVNAYLGPLVSRVTASITGRLTDEGLAHEPLLMQSNGGVTSVSRAGEHPVSFLLSGPVGGVVGSRYVADTIREPNVVTTDMGGTSFDVGLVVDGRPLLQSSSFIDNQPIGIPTVAVETVGAGGGSIARVEGGALMVGPTSAGAVPGPACYGAGGTEPTVTDADVVLGLINPDSFLGGRKRLDRDAAVEAVRSRVAVPLGITVEDAAEGIKRIVDARMADLIRTVTVHKGFDPREFALVAFGGAGPVHAYSYGAGLGVKKIIVPVTASVHSAFGILASDLVVTRELSRSFMTPAGTSDAAPYVDASDVNAIVGTLERDAVALLEEQGLGADDIRIDRFVDMHFRFQIHELTVEIPHFPLEPPHLDLLVQHFVRDYELRFGEGSAFTAAGVEFVNWRVVATGRLSRPAFRETSQSGGTAVAPIRRDRMYEGGWQDADVYDEGALQVGAHLNGPAIVEMKDTNIVIGPGQVGNVDDHGNVVITPRT; from the coding sequence ATGCAGAGCAGCGCAGACGGGTTCTTTGCCGCCTCCGACATCGGAGGTACGTTCACTGACACGGTGGTCGCCGACAGCAACGGCGCGGTCCGCCGGTTCAAGGCGCCCACGACCCCGGACGACCTCGTTCGCGGCGTCCTGTCGACCTTCGAGCTGGCCGCCGGCGAGCTCGGCCTTTCGGTGCAGGAGTTCATCGGGCGCCTCCGGGTGTTCTCCCACGGGACGACCGTCGCGACGAACGCGCTGATCGAGCGGCGCGGGGCACGGACCGGCGTCATCCACACGGCGGGCTTCGGCGACACGCTGTTCATCATGCGCGGCTACAAGGGGTTCGGCCTCGACGAGGACGAGCTCAAGGACTTCCGGCACTTCGTCAAGAAGCAGCCGCTCCTAGGGCGTGAGCTGGTCCGGGAGGTGTCCGAGCGCGTCGACGCGAGAGGCCGTGTGCTGATCGAACTCGACGAGGCGGGCACGCGCGTGGCGATCCGTGAGCTCGTCCAGGCCGGCGTCGACTCGATCGCGGTATGCCTGCTTTGGTGCACGGCCCACCCCGCGCATGAGCAGCGCGTGGCCGAGCTCATCCGCGAGGAGGCGCCGCACATCTACGTCTCGACCTCGTCCGAGGTGCTCGCCCGGATCAACGAGTACGCGCGCGGCGTGACCACGGTCGTCAACGCCTACCTCGGCCCACTCGTGAGCCGTGTCACGGCGTCGATCACCGGCCGCCTGACGGACGAGGGCCTCGCGCACGAGCCGCTGCTCATGCAGTCCAACGGCGGCGTGACGTCGGTGTCACGCGCCGGTGAGCATCCGGTGTCGTTTCTGCTGTCCGGCCCTGTCGGTGGGGTCGTCGGCTCGCGCTACGTCGCTGACACGATCCGTGAGCCCAACGTCGTGACGACGGACATGGGCGGTACCAGTTTCGACGTCGGCCTCGTCGTCGACGGCCGGCCGCTGCTGCAGTCAAGCTCCTTCATCGACAACCAGCCGATCGGCATCCCGACGGTGGCCGTCGAGACGGTCGGGGCGGGCGGCGGCAGCATCGCGCGGGTAGAGGGCGGGGCGCTCATGGTCGGCCCGACGAGTGCGGGAGCGGTCCCCGGGCCGGCCTGCTACGGCGCAGGCGGCACCGAGCCGACCGTCACCGACGCCGACGTGGTGCTCGGCTTGATCAACCCCGACTCCTTCCTGGGCGGGCGCAAGCGACTGGATCGAGATGCTGCGGTGGAGGCGGTCCGCTCGCGCGTCGCCGTGCCCCTCGGCATCACCGTCGAGGACGCGGCCGAGGGCATCAAACGCATCGTCGATGCCCGTATGGCCGACCTGATCCGCACCGTCACCGTGCACAAAGGCTTCGACCCACGTGAGTTCGCGCTCGTGGCGTTCGGCGGCGCGGGCCCGGTCCATGCCTACTCCTACGGCGCCGGCCTCGGGGTCAAGAAGATCATCGTCCCGGTGACGGCGTCCGTGCACTCGGCCTTCGGCATCCTGGCCTCCGACCTCGTCGTGACGCGCGAGCTCTCGCGCTCGTTCATGACTCCGGCGGGAACGTCGGACGCCGCGCCCTATGTCGACGCGTCCGACGTCAACGCGATCGTCGGCACCCTGGAGCGGGATGCCGTTGCGCTGCTCGAAGAGCAGGGCCTGGGCGCCGACGACATCAGGATCGACCGCTTCGTCGACATGCACTTCCGCTTCCAGATCCACGAGCTGACGGTGGAGATCCCGCACTTCCCGCTCGAGCCCCCGCACCTCGACCTTCTCGTCCAGCACTTCGTGCGCGACTACGAGCTGCGCTTCGGCGAGGGCTCCGCGTTCACCGCCGCCGGCGTCGAGTTCGTCAACTGGCGCGTGGTGGCCACCGGCCGGCTCTCGCGGCCCGCCTTCCGGGAGACGTCCCAGAGCGGCGGCACCGCCGTCGCGCCGATCCGACGGGACCGGATGTACGAGGGAGGCTGGCAGGACGCCGACGTCTACGACGAGGGCGCGCTGCAGGTGGGCGCGCACCTCAACGGCCCCGCCATCGTCGAGATGAAGGACACGAACATCGTCATCGGCCCCGGACAGGTGGGCAACGTCGACGATCACGGCAACGTCGTCATCACCCCGCGGACCTAG
- a CDS encoding ABC transporter substrate-binding protein, with the protein MAAGCGGSSSSSSGGSGGGGGGGGTVKVAAINWAEGPVKDLGDAENNGIQLAFDEQNAKGGVQGKKIVLKRYDEGYAADTFIPSARKAIADGNVALIGGQEVAACSAIVQVARTKNVPVIASVCGSAGKTMDGYDRSILMRVPGEGGLTALGQWIADQGYKKVQFIGADTAFDRLTIDMFKKVFQKKGGITFANPIFAPFSSANNRVQITKAVASKPDLLYMGIFGHDIVVNGVKDARAAGYKGPIVINEAAFLQPEADALGADGNNVYGSTGWVNDPSHESATAKKFATDFKAKFGTDAEWLAENGYTAGKALIAAMDLAKSTDPNKFGPELRKIKIQTVNGDPVTIGPDGNRIAKNWYLLKSTNGKIGLGATLPLTCQASC; encoded by the coding sequence ATGGCGGCCGGGTGCGGCGGCTCGAGCTCATCCTCTTCGGGCGGCTCGGGCGGCGGCGGCGGTGGGGGCGGCACGGTCAAGGTCGCGGCCATCAACTGGGCCGAAGGACCCGTCAAGGACCTCGGCGACGCCGAGAACAACGGCATCCAGCTCGCGTTCGACGAGCAGAACGCCAAGGGCGGCGTGCAGGGCAAGAAGATCGTGCTCAAGCGCTACGACGAGGGCTATGCCGCTGACACCTTCATCCCTTCGGCACGCAAGGCGATCGCCGATGGCAACGTCGCGCTCATCGGAGGGCAGGAGGTTGCAGCGTGCTCGGCCATCGTGCAGGTTGCGCGGACGAAGAACGTGCCGGTCATCGCCTCGGTGTGCGGCAGCGCCGGTAAGACGATGGACGGGTATGACCGTTCGATCCTCATGCGCGTCCCGGGCGAGGGCGGCCTGACCGCTCTGGGCCAGTGGATCGCCGACCAAGGGTACAAGAAGGTCCAGTTCATCGGCGCCGACACCGCGTTCGACCGGCTGACCATCGACATGTTCAAGAAGGTCTTTCAGAAGAAGGGCGGCATCACGTTTGCCAACCCGATCTTCGCGCCGTTCTCCTCGGCCAACAACCGTGTCCAGATCACGAAGGCGGTCGCCAGCAAGCCGGATCTGCTCTACATGGGCATCTTCGGGCACGACATCGTGGTCAACGGTGTCAAGGACGCACGGGCCGCCGGCTACAAGGGGCCGATCGTGATCAACGAGGCGGCCTTCCTGCAGCCCGAGGCCGACGCGCTCGGAGCGGATGGCAACAACGTCTACGGCTCAACGGGCTGGGTGAATGATCCCAGTCACGAGAGCGCCACGGCGAAGAAGTTCGCCACAGATTTCAAGGCGAAATTCGGCACCGATGCCGAATGGCTGGCCGAGAACGGTTATACCGCCGGCAAGGCCTTGATCGCCGCCATGGATCTGGCCAAGTCCACCGATCCGAACAAGTTCGGCCCGGAGCTGCGCAAGATCAAGATCCAGACCGTCAATGGCGACCCAGTGACGATCGGGCCCGACGGCAACCGCATCGCCAAGAACTGGTACCTGCTCAAGAGCACCAACGGAAAGATCGGACTCGGGGCGACCCTTCCCCTGACGTGTCAGGCCTCCTGCTGA